One Algibacter sp. L3A6 genomic region harbors:
- a CDS encoding rhodanese-like domain-containing protein, whose protein sequence is MGLLNFLFGNTNNAVTEFKERGAIIIDVRTPGEYQQGAIAGSKNMPLQTLNTKIDYIKKLNKPVITCCASGMRSANAASILNRNNIEATNGGGWKSLQGKL, encoded by the coding sequence ATGGGACTATTAAATTTTCTTTTTGGAAATACAAATAATGCAGTAACTGAGTTTAAAGAAAGAGGCGCAATAATTATTGATGTACGCACTCCTGGCGAATACCAACAAGGTGCTATTGCAGGATCTAAAAACATGCCTTTACAAACTTTAAACACAAAAATAGATTACATAAAAAAGTTAAACAAACCAGTTATTACGTGCTGTGCTAGCGGTATGCGTTCGGCAAACGCCGCAAGTATTTTAAATAGAAATAATATAGAAGCAACCAACGGAGGTGGCTGGAAAAGCTTACAAGGGAAACTATAA
- a CDS encoding mannosyltransferase has translation MFMNSTFLKLNKQPLLLALFSVLLYWAFAYNLVRTDYVKLIGLYVALFVLFYRLVSIFKDNIRLLTYLAFGFRVIFVLAIPNLSQDFYRFIWDGRMILAGFNPYLFTPESFINSGQLPVAQAEALYAGMGVLNGSHFTNYPPINQLCFFIASLFSGKSILGSVVVFKLLIIAADFGTFFYGSKLLKRLNIPVYNIFWYILNPFIIIELTGNLHFEGVMIFFLIWSLYLLHCGRWQFAAVVLALSISVKLIPLIFLPLFFKWFLLNTDDGATKKPNWLNGFWKLTGFYSLVLITTLLLFSPFLSEAFFRNYAKTVGLWFQNFEFNASLYYIAREIGYTFRGYNEIGIIGKVTPVLVILFILIVTFFRKNKTMVELISAMLLVLSFYYFTATTIHPWYVATLLILSVFTKYKFPLVWSFVIILSYLAYVNIDKADKSENLWVIAIEYIVVYAVFIWEVFLKKDIIKLKAT, from the coding sequence GTTTGTGTTGTTTTACCGTTTGGTATCTATTTTTAAAGACAACATTAGGCTTTTAACTTACTTGGCTTTTGGATTTAGGGTGATTTTTGTTTTAGCTATACCGAACTTATCTCAAGATTTTTATCGTTTTATTTGGGATGGACGAATGATTTTAGCTGGTTTTAACCCATATCTCTTTACGCCTGAATCGTTTATAAACTCAGGACAATTACCTGTGGCGCAAGCCGAGGCTTTGTATGCGGGAATGGGAGTACTTAATGGTAGCCATTTTACAAATTACCCACCGATTAATCAACTTTGTTTTTTTATTGCTTCCCTTTTTTCAGGAAAAAGCATTCTCGGTTCAGTGGTTGTTTTTAAGCTCCTTATTATAGCAGCAGATTTCGGAACGTTTTTTTATGGTAGCAAATTACTAAAACGACTCAATATTCCTGTTTATAATATTTTCTGGTATATTTTAAATCCGTTTATAATAATTGAACTTACCGGGAATTTACACTTTGAGGGTGTGATGATTTTCTTTTTAATATGGAGTTTGTATTTACTGCATTGCGGAAGATGGCAATTTGCAGCTGTAGTTTTAGCTTTATCGATTAGTGTTAAGTTAATTCCTTTAATATTTCTACCACTGTTTTTTAAATGGTTTTTATTGAACACTGATGATGGTGCTACGAAAAAACCAAATTGGTTGAACGGCTTTTGGAAGTTAACTGGCTTTTACAGTCTTGTTTTAATTACTACACTCTTATTATTCTCGCCCTTTCTATCTGAAGCGTTTTTTAGAAACTATGCCAAAACGGTTGGCTTGTGGTTTCAGAACTTTGAATTTAACGCTAGTCTATATTATATAGCTCGTGAAATTGGATATACATTTAGAGGTTATAATGAAATTGGTATTATAGGAAAGGTAACTCCGGTTTTGGTTATTCTATTTATTTTAATTGTTACTTTCTTTAGGAAGAACAAAACTATGGTTGAGTTGATTTCGGCCATGTTGCTCGTTTTATCTTTTTATTACTTTACAGCAACTACTATACACCCTTGGTATGTTGCAACGCTTTTAATTTTGAGTGTTTTTACTAAATATAAGTTTCCGTTAGTGTGGAGTTTTGTAATTATACTAAGCTACTTGGCTTATGTTAATATTGACAAAGCTGATAAATCGGAAAATTTATGGGTAATTGCTATAGAATATATTGTTGTGTACGCTGTCTTTATTTGGGAAGTATTCCTGAAGAAGGATATTATAAAACTCAAAGCAACTTAA
- a CDS encoding DUF4136 domain-containing protein has product MKTFLKTLPLLALLIVVTSCSSVKVAADYDKDANFNNYKTFAFFKTGIDKAEISDLDKRRILRAIEAELIAKGFTKSEDPDLLISLFTKANQRVDVYNNSWGRGAWGWGGYGGFGPGWGWGFNQPSVSTSTQGVLFIDLIDAKKKELVWQGMGSGYLTQKMEKKDERIKEFVSEIMMKYPPEANK; this is encoded by the coding sequence ATGAAAACATTTTTAAAAACATTACCGCTTTTAGCCTTGTTGATCGTGGTTACTTCGTGTAGTTCGGTTAAAGTTGCTGCCGATTATGACAAAGACGCTAACTTTAATAACTATAAAACATTTGCCTTTTTTAAAACAGGTATTGATAAAGCTGAAATTAGCGATTTAGATAAACGACGTATTTTACGAGCTATTGAAGCCGAACTTATTGCAAAAGGCTTTACAAAATCTGAAGATCCAGACTTATTAATAAGTTTATTTACAAAAGCAAACCAACGTGTTGACGTTTACAATAACTCTTGGGGTAGAGGCGCCTGGGGTTGGGGCGGTTACGGTGGCTTTGGTCCTGGATGGGGCTGGGGTTTTAATCAACCAAGCGTATCAACATCTACACAAGGTGTTTTATTTATTGATTTAATCGATGCCAAGAAAAAAGAATTAGTTTGGCAAGGTATGGGTAGCGGTTATTTAACCCAAAAGATGGAAAAGAAAGATGAGCGCATTAAAGAATTTGTTTCGGAAATTATGATGAAATATCCTCCGGAAGCGAATAAATAA
- a CDS encoding enoyl-CoA hydratase/isomerase family protein — MEPYVTLNIENKVGYIEFYHPNRNSMPSDILDLLAQTIKGAGENDDVNVIVLKSGGDRTFCAGASFNEIIAIEDEETGFLFFSGFAKVINAMRKCPKLIIGRVQGKSVGGGVGLAAATDYCLATQYASIKLSELSIGIGPFVIEPAVSRKIGKNAMSQMTIDAETFFSSEFAKEKGLFSEVFETVEELDNAVKVLVAKLASYNQEAVKEMKKVMWGGTDHWDDLLSERAKISGKLVLSEFTKNTLKRFR, encoded by the coding sequence ATGGAGCCATACGTTACGTTAAATATAGAGAATAAAGTTGGATATATTGAGTTTTATCATCCCAATAGAAATTCTATGCCAAGTGATATTTTAGATTTACTGGCGCAAACTATTAAAGGTGCTGGTGAAAATGATGATGTAAATGTAATTGTTTTAAAAAGTGGAGGCGATAGAACATTTTGTGCAGGAGCAAGTTTTAATGAAATAATAGCGATTGAAGATGAAGAAACAGGTTTTTTGTTTTTCTCTGGTTTTGCAAAAGTAATTAACGCCATGCGAAAATGTCCAAAGCTTATTATTGGCAGAGTACAAGGTAAAAGTGTTGGTGGAGGTGTTGGTTTGGCAGCAGCAACCGATTATTGTTTAGCAACCCAATATGCTTCTATTAAATTAAGTGAATTAAGTATTGGTATTGGTCCATTTGTGATTGAGCCTGCTGTTTCTAGAAAAATTGGCAAGAATGCCATGTCGCAAATGACTATAGATGCGGAAACGTTTTTTTCTTCGGAATTTGCAAAAGAAAAAGGCTTGTTTTCTGAAGTATTTGAAACCGTAGAAGAACTCGATAATGCTGTTAAAGTTTTGGTAGCTAAGTTGGCAAGTTATAACCAAGAAGCAGTAAAGGAAATGAAAAAAGTGATGTGGGGCGGTACCGATCACTGGGACGATTTACTAAGCGAACGCGCTAAAATTAGCGGGAAGTTAGTGCTTAGTGAGTTTACGAAAAATACATTAAAACGCTTTCGTTAA
- a CDS encoding 1-aminocyclopropane-1-carboxylate deaminase/D-cysteine desulfhydrase, whose protein sequence is MIFQLENSVNQRVKLPDNSTVELYLKREDAIHDFVSGNKYRKLKYNILEAQSLGCKTLLTFGGAYSNHIAAVASAGKIYGLKTIGVIRGEELIDKIDSNATLSYAKACGMQFKFVSREAYRNKTSTDFINSLKEEFKDFYSIPEGGTNILAVKGCEEILTAEDANFDYICCAAGTGGTISGLINASKANQQILGFPALKGDFLQEDISKFATKTNWELILEYHFGGYAKINSELVSFINRFKLENNIALDPVYTGKMLYGIFDLIEKGKFPKGSKILAIHTGGLQGITGMNVNLKKKKLPLIE, encoded by the coding sequence ATGATTTTTCAACTGGAAAATAGCGTAAATCAAAGGGTGAAGTTGCCTGATAATAGTACTGTAGAGCTTTATTTAAAGCGAGAAGATGCTATTCACGATTTTGTTTCAGGAAATAAATACCGAAAGCTTAAATATAATATTCTTGAAGCTCAGAGTTTAGGTTGTAAAACGCTGCTTACTTTTGGTGGTGCTTATTCTAATCATATTGCAGCTGTAGCTTCGGCAGGTAAAATTTACGGACTTAAAACCATTGGTGTTATTCGTGGTGAGGAGCTAATTGATAAAATTGATAGTAATGCAACTTTAAGCTATGCTAAGGCATGTGGTATGCAGTTTAAGTTTGTATCGCGTGAAGCTTACAGAAATAAAACGTCTACAGATTTTATAAATAGCTTAAAAGAAGAATTTAAAGACTTCTATAGTATTCCTGAAGGTGGTACAAATATATTAGCTGTAAAAGGTTGTGAAGAAATTTTAACAGCTGAAGACGCTAATTTTGATTATATCTGTTGTGCTGCAGGAACAGGAGGAACAATCTCAGGACTTATCAATGCTTCAAAAGCAAATCAACAAATTTTGGGTTTTCCGGCTTTAAAAGGCGACTTTTTACAAGAAGATATTAGTAAATTTGCAACCAAAACAAATTGGGAATTAATTCTAGAGTATCATTTTGGCGGTTACGCTAAAATAAATTCAGAATTAGTTAGTTTTATTAATCGGTTTAAGTTAGAAAATAACATCGCACTAGATCCTGTTTATACAGGTAAAATGCTATATGGTATTTTCGATTTAATTGAAAAAGGAAAATTCCCGAAAGGGTCAAAAATATTAGCGATTCATACTGGAGGTTTACAAGGTATCACAGGAATGAACGTTAATTTGAAAAAGAAAAAATTACCATTAATTGAATAG
- a CDS encoding GSCFA domain-containing protein: MKLKTEIPFVSNENDLINYNSEVLLFGSCFSENIGEKLEYFKFKSRQNPFGILFHPQAIYNLIESAIQHKIYKESDVFFHNEQWHCFDAHSKLSHSSKTDLINQLNTRVTATENYIKNATHIVITLGTAWVYNFIETDKVVANCHKVPQKKFKKVLLSVDEISNTLRNILTQIRSVNYNATVIFTVSPVRHLKDGFIENSQSKAHLLAAIHAVVSNKSYYFPSYEIMMDELRDYRFYAEDMIHPNTTAINYIWEQFQKVWLSPDASKIMNNVDVVQKGMQHKPFNPSSEAHLKFLKQLEIKKEQLQNQFAHMVF, from the coding sequence ATGAAATTGAAAACCGAAATACCTTTTGTCTCGAATGAAAATGATTTAATAAATTATAATTCTGAAGTGCTTTTGTTTGGGAGTTGTTTTTCTGAAAATATCGGAGAAAAGTTAGAGTATTTCAAATTTAAGAGTCGTCAAAATCCATTTGGAATTCTTTTTCATCCGCAGGCAATTTATAATTTAATTGAAAGCGCTATTCAACATAAAATATACAAAGAAAGTGATGTATTTTTTCATAATGAACAATGGCATTGTTTCGATGCGCATTCAAAATTAAGTCATTCATCTAAAACTGATTTAATAAACCAACTTAATACACGGGTAACAGCTACAGAAAATTATATAAAAAATGCCACGCACATCGTTATTACACTTGGTACAGCTTGGGTTTATAATTTTATTGAAACCGATAAAGTAGTTGCTAATTGTCATAAAGTTCCTCAAAAAAAATTCAAAAAAGTGTTATTGTCTGTAGACGAAATTTCGAATACACTTAGAAATATATTAACGCAAATTAGATCGGTAAACTATAACGCAACAGTAATTTTTACGGTATCGCCAGTAAGGCATTTAAAAGATGGTTTTATTGAGAACTCGCAAAGTAAAGCGCATTTGTTAGCGGCTATTCATGCTGTAGTGTCTAATAAATCTTATTATTTTCCTTCCTATGAAATTATGATGGATGAACTTAGAGATTATCGTTTTTATGCGGAAGATATGATTCACCCGAACACAACAGCAATCAACTATATTTGGGAGCAGTTTCAAAAGGTTTGGTTGTCTCCAGATGCTTCAAAAATAATGAATAATGTAGATGTTGTTCAAAAAGGGATGCAGCATAAACCTTTTAATCCTAGTTCCGAAGCTCATTTAAAATTTTTAAAACAGCTAGAAATTAAAAAAGAGCAGCTTCAAAATCAGTTTGCACATATGGTTTTTTAG
- a CDS encoding DUF5522 domain-containing protein: protein MKKIIPIEDGDFYWTPEGYRCFTAQYLLKREYCCESGCRHCPYGFNEKTKNSKR, encoded by the coding sequence ATGAAAAAAATTATCCCAATTGAAGATGGCGATTTTTACTGGACACCGGAAGGTTACCGTTGTTTTACAGCGCAATACTTACTAAAACGAGAATATTGTTGCGAAAGCGGATGCCGCCATTGCCCTTATGGATTTAACGAGAAAACCAAGAATAGTAAACGTTAA
- a CDS encoding MerR family transcriptional regulator — translation MNEIKDNFTIKDLENISGIKAHTIRIWEKRYNLLAPKRTDTNIRYYTTESLKKLLNIVLLKDNNYKISKIAEMPYDVIQHTARELANKNALNQHSTQAFKLAMIQFDSVLFNTTYAKLLQQNTFSEVIKTNLIPLLNFIGLLWQTNTLIPAHEHFISNLITQKILIETEKLGYSNLSDTTTYVLFLPENEIHEIGLLYINYELLLKGYKTIYLGRSLPMDNLNSFFNSDSKMCFITSITVSPSVDLVEGYFKDLDKNLAPTQHKLLAAGYKLQELDESAFKSDIKFFPNILPLLKEV, via the coding sequence TTGAACGAAATTAAAGACAACTTTACGATAAAAGACCTTGAAAATATTTCAGGAATTAAAGCGCATACTATTCGTATTTGGGAAAAACGATACAACTTATTAGCTCCAAAACGAACAGATACCAATATAAGATACTACACTACTGAGAGCTTAAAAAAGCTATTAAACATTGTATTACTAAAGGATAACAACTATAAAATTTCGAAAATTGCAGAAATGCCTTATGATGTTATTCAACACACTGCAAGAGAACTAGCCAACAAAAATGCCCTAAACCAGCATTCTACGCAAGCTTTTAAACTCGCTATGATACAATTTGATAGCGTATTATTCAACACCACGTATGCCAAACTACTTCAACAAAACACCTTTAGTGAAGTTATAAAAACAAATTTAATCCCTTTATTAAATTTTATTGGACTGCTTTGGCAAACTAACACCTTAATACCTGCACACGAACACTTTATATCCAATTTAATAACCCAAAAAATATTAATTGAAACCGAAAAACTAGGCTATTCTAACTTAAGCGACACTACAACTTATGTGCTGTTCTTACCAGAAAATGAAATACACGAAATTGGTTTACTTTATATTAATTACGAATTATTATTAAAAGGATACAAAACCATATATTTAGGACGAAGCTTACCAATGGACAACTTAAATTCTTTTTTTAATAGCGATTCTAAAATGTGTTTTATAACATCTATTACCGTAAGTCCAAGTGTAGATTTAGTAGAGGGATACTTTAAAGATTTAGACAAAAACTTAGCACCAACACAGCACAAACTACTTGCAGCAGGTTATAAATTGCAGGAACTTGATGAATCAGCATTTAAATCGGACATTAAATTCTTCCCGAATATACTTCCTCTTTTAAAAGAAGTTTAA
- the hemL gene encoding glutamate-1-semialdehyde 2,1-aminomutase, giving the protein MIYKRSSALFAEAEKVIPGGVNSPVRAFNGVGGTPIFVKEAKGAYLYDEDGNRLIDYINSWGPMILGHAHEPVVNAVIEKAKKGTSFGMPTEIETQIAELAVSMVPNIDKIRFVNSGTEACMSAVRLARGFTGKDKIIKFAGCYHGHSDSFLIQAGSGASTFGTPNSPGVTKGTAKDTLLATYNDIENVEALVEANKNEIACVIIEPVAGNMGCIPPTEGFLEALRAVCTANNILLIFDEVMTGFRLAKGGAQELYDINADIVCFGKVIGGGLPVGAFAARNEIMNYLAPIGPVYQAGTLSGNPLAMAAGLAMLTELNNKPEIFTSLAEKTAYLHTGIAKVLTENNITHTVNRVGSMISIHFDEAEVVDFNSAAKGNNDTFKAFFHGLLNEGVYIAPSAFETWFITDALSYDDLDFTIAAINTVAKTL; this is encoded by the coding sequence ATGATTTATAAACGAAGTAGCGCCTTGTTTGCTGAGGCAGAAAAAGTAATTCCTGGAGGTGTAAACTCTCCGGTTAGAGCGTTTAATGGTGTTGGTGGAACGCCAATTTTTGTAAAAGAAGCAAAAGGAGCTTATTTATATGATGAAGATGGTAACCGATTAATCGATTACATTAATTCTTGGGGCCCTATGATTTTAGGGCATGCCCACGAACCTGTTGTAAATGCGGTAATCGAAAAGGCTAAAAAAGGCACATCTTTCGGGATGCCTACCGAAATAGAAACACAAATTGCAGAATTAGCGGTTTCTATGGTGCCAAATATTGATAAAATTAGGTTTGTAAATTCTGGTACCGAAGCTTGTATGAGTGCGGTGCGTTTAGCACGTGGCTTTACAGGAAAAGATAAAATTATAAAATTTGCAGGATGTTATCATGGACATTCCGATTCATTTTTAATTCAAGCCGGAAGTGGAGCAAGTACCTTTGGTACGCCTAATAGTCCGGGTGTTACAAAAGGTACGGCAAAAGACACCTTGTTGGCTACTTATAATGATATCGAAAATGTTGAAGCATTAGTAGAAGCGAATAAAAATGAAATTGCTTGTGTTATTATAGAACCTGTAGCTGGTAATATGGGGTGTATACCTCCAACAGAAGGTTTTTTGGAAGCTTTAAGAGCGGTTTGTACAGCAAATAATATTCTTTTAATTTTCGATGAGGTCATGACGGGCTTCCGTTTAGCAAAAGGTGGTGCTCAAGAATTATATGATATTAATGCCGATATAGTATGCTTCGGGAAAGTAATAGGGGGCGGTTTACCTGTAGGTGCTTTTGCAGCACGTAACGAAATTATGAATTATTTGGCTCCAATAGGTCCCGTTTATCAAGCAGGAACATTAAGCGGAAACCCTTTAGCTATGGCTGCAGGTCTGGCAATGTTAACTGAGTTGAATAATAAGCCTGAAATTTTCACAAGTTTAGCAGAGAAAACAGCTTACTTGCATACGGGTATCGCTAAGGTTTTAACTGAAAATAATATCACACACACCGTTAATAGAGTAGGGTCTATGATTTCTATTCATTTTGATGAAGCTGAGGTTGTCGATTTTAATTCAGCAGCAAAAGGAAACAACGATACTTTCAAAGCGTTTTTTCACGGTTTACTAAATGAAGGTGTTTACATTGCACCAAGTGCTTTCGAAACTTGGTTTATTACAGATGCTTTGAGTTACGATGATTTAGATTTTACTATTGCAGCAATAAATACTGTTGCTAAAACATTATAA
- a CDS encoding DUF4230 domain-containing protein produces MRKILFGVVITLVVLFTFKYCGEKQEDKIVLKESSALIQEQIKNVGKLIVTEGHFSEVFNYKNSKDIFGAYLTSEKKALVVVNADVTIAYDLSKIEFQVDEATKTLTIISIPKEEIKISPDFEYYDIQADFLNPFEAKDYNDIKAIVKKSLDKKIEKSDLKSNAQNRLISELSKFYILTNSLGWTLQYNSTPISKTEELLNIKL; encoded by the coding sequence ATGCGAAAAATTCTATTTGGTGTTGTTATTACTTTAGTTGTGTTATTCACCTTTAAATATTGTGGTGAAAAACAAGAAGATAAAATAGTTCTTAAAGAGAGCTCGGCACTTATACAAGAGCAAATAAAAAATGTTGGGAAACTAATAGTAACCGAAGGGCATTTTAGTGAGGTTTTTAATTACAAAAACTCTAAAGACATTTTCGGAGCCTACTTAACTTCAGAAAAAAAGGCACTCGTAGTTGTTAATGCCGATGTTACAATTGCCTACGATTTAAGTAAAATTGAATTTCAGGTCGATGAGGCTACTAAAACATTAACTATTATTAGTATTCCAAAAGAAGAAATCAAAATTAGTCCAGATTTTGAATACTACGATATACAAGCCGATTTTTTAAACCCCTTCGAAGCTAAAGATTATAATGATATTAAAGCTATTGTAAAAAAATCTTTAGACAAAAAAATAGAAAAATCAGATTTAAAGAGTAATGCGCAAAACCGTTTAATCAGCGAACTCTCCAAATTCTATATTTTAACCAATTCTTTGGGGTGGACACTTCAATATAATAGCACTCCAATTTCAAAAACAGAAGAACTACTTAATATAAAATTATAG
- a CDS encoding aromatic amino acid hydroxylase, translating into MDTSIEPNAILNRLPKHLKQFIKPQNYTDYSAIDQAVWRYVMRKNVSFLKTVAHKSYLDGLKLTGISIDSIPNMYGMNRILKDIGWAAVAVDGFIPPNAFMEFQAYNVLVIASDIRQLEHIEYTPAPDIIHEGAGHAPIIANPEYAEYLRRFGEIGCKAISSAKDYELYEAVRHLSIIKEASNANEDAIASAEKKVEYLQQNMGTPSEMSLIRNLHWWTVEYGLIGSIENPKIYGAGLLSSIGESAWCITDKVKKLPYTINATYQDFDITKPQPQLFVTPNFAHLSLILEEFANTMSVRKGGLSGVKKLIKSEALGSIELSTGLQISGVFSDVKDSDGQVIYIQTKGKTALAYREQELVGHGTENHTNGFGSPIGKLKGINIAIEDMSPRDLSAYNIYEEKVTTLEFEGGVTVSGEIITGKRNLQGKIILISFNNCTVTHLDTILFKPEFGIYHMAVGKTVVSAFSGPADLNSFDLITHKTSSKTIHIKKSKKRLELENLYQQIRDYREGKNKTISRTKVLEELMENHPTDWLLAIEIFELASIENETKLCNSIVKHLETVKQNKPNVGQLIDDGLEIVRTTKQLA; encoded by the coding sequence ATGGATACATCAATAGAACCAAACGCTATTTTAAATCGTTTACCGAAACATTTAAAGCAATTTATAAAGCCACAAAACTATACCGATTACTCAGCAATAGACCAGGCAGTTTGGCGCTATGTGATGCGTAAAAATGTTAGCTTCTTAAAAACGGTAGCACACAAATCGTATTTAGACGGGCTAAAACTTACAGGAATTTCTATTGATAGTATACCCAACATGTATGGCATGAATCGTATTTTAAAAGATATCGGTTGGGCAGCCGTAGCCGTAGATGGGTTTATTCCGCCAAATGCTTTTATGGAATTTCAAGCTTATAATGTTTTGGTTATCGCCAGCGACATTAGGCAATTGGAACATATTGAATATACCCCAGCTCCCGACATTATTCACGAAGGCGCAGGCCACGCCCCTATTATTGCAAACCCAGAATATGCCGAATACTTACGGCGTTTTGGAGAAATTGGTTGTAAGGCTATTTCTTCAGCTAAAGATTATGAACTCTACGAAGCCGTTAGACACTTATCTATTATAAAAGAAGCGTCAAATGCTAACGAAGACGCTATTGCTTCCGCGGAAAAAAAAGTAGAATACCTACAGCAAAATATGGGTACACCAAGCGAAATGTCTTTAATACGAAATTTACATTGGTGGACGGTAGAGTATGGATTAATTGGTAGCATTGAAAACCCCAAGATTTATGGAGCCGGCTTACTATCTTCTATTGGAGAAAGCGCATGGTGCATTACTGATAAAGTAAAAAAATTACCGTACACAATCAACGCAACTTATCAAGATTTTGATATTACAAAACCACAGCCTCAACTTTTTGTAACGCCTAATTTTGCGCATTTAAGTTTAATTTTAGAAGAATTTGCAAATACTATGTCTGTTCGGAAAGGCGGTCTTTCGGGTGTAAAAAAGCTTATTAAATCTGAAGCTTTAGGATCTATAGAACTGAGTACAGGACTTCAAATTTCAGGCGTTTTCTCTGATGTAAAAGATAGCGACGGACAAGTAATTTACATACAAACCAAAGGCAAAACAGCTTTAGCTTACCGAGAACAAGAATTGGTTGGTCACGGCACCGAAAATCATACTAACGGTTTTGGTTCACCTATCGGAAAATTAAAAGGTATAAACATTGCCATTGAAGATATGAGTCCGCGTGATTTAAGCGCCTACAATATATATGAAGAAAAAGTAACCACACTAGAATTTGAAGGTGGCGTAACCGTTTCTGGAGAAATTATTACCGGCAAGCGCAATCTTCAAGGTAAAATAATTCTTATCAGTTTTAACAATTGTACTGTAACGCACTTAGATACTATATTATTTAAACCAGAATTTGGCATTTATCATATGGCCGTAGGCAAAACGGTTGTGTCTGCTTTTTCTGGTCCTGCTGATTTAAATAGTTTTGATTTAATAACACACAAAACTTCATCTAAAACTATTCATATTAAAAAATCTAAAAAACGATTGGAACTCGAAAATCTCTATCAACAAATTAGAGACTATCGTGAAGGAAAAAACAAAACCATTTCGAGAACAAAAGTACTAGAAGAACTTATGGAAAACCACCCGACAGATTGGCTTCTAGCTATAGAAATTTTCGAATTGGCTTCTATTGAAAATGAAACCAAGCTTTGCAACAGTATTGTTAAACACTTAGAAACCGTAAAGCAGAACAAACCAAATGTAGGTCAATTAATTGACGACGGATTAGAAATTGTTAGAACAACTAAACAGCTCGCTTAA
- a CDS encoding glucosaminidase domain-containing protein — MKKFLMLLCVVAVCFSCKSKKTVVTKKKKTKTERVVKNKEKETVRTTSGNKVSTTTYANATDEYIATYARVAVDEMERYNIPASITLAQGILESASGNGRLAKEANNHFGIKCHTWDGDRIYHDDDAAQECFRKYDDASNSFRDHSLFLSERSRYASLFKLKKSDYKGWAKGLKSAGYATDPKYPAKLISLIERYNLDKYDNRKASSNLKERNKIEVNSKTNVVSVREVPKQITHVVVKGDTLYYISKMHNISVEELKTLNDLEDNNIKIGQVLTVSPK; from the coding sequence ATGAAGAAGTTTTTAATGTTGCTATGTGTTGTAGCTGTATGTTTTAGTTGTAAATCTAAAAAAACAGTAGTTACTAAAAAGAAGAAGACTAAAACCGAGCGTGTTGTAAAGAACAAAGAAAAGGAAACGGTTAGAACAACATCTGGTAATAAAGTTTCTACTACAACATATGCAAATGCTACAGACGAATATATAGCAACTTATGCACGAGTTGCTGTTGATGAAATGGAACGTTATAACATACCAGCAAGTATTACTTTAGCACAAGGTATATTAGAGTCGGCTTCAGGAAATGGACGTCTTGCTAAAGAAGCCAATAATCATTTTGGTATAAAATGCCATACTTGGGATGGAGATAGAATTTATCATGATGATGATGCCGCACAAGAATGTTTTAGAAAATATGATGATGCTAGCAATTCTTTCCGTGATCACTCATTGTTTTTATCAGAGCGCAGTCGTTATGCTAGTTTATTCAAATTGAAAAAAAGCGATTACAAAGGTTGGGCTAAAGGCTTAAAATCTGCTGGTTATGCAACCGATCCTAAATATCCTGCTAAATTAATTAGTTTAATAGAGCGTTATAATTTAGATAAATACGATAATAGAAAAGCCTCTTCAAATTTAAAAGAAAGAAATAAAATTGAAGTGAACTCAAAAACCAATGTGGTTAGTGTTCGCGAGGTTCCAAAGCAAATAACGCATGTTGTTGTAAAAGGAGATACCTTATATTATATATCCAAAATGCATAATATTAGTGTTGAAGAGTTAAAAACACTAAATGATTTAGAAGATAATAACATAAAAATAGGACAAGTTTTAACAGTGAGTCCAAAATAA